In Sander vitreus isolate 19-12246 unplaced genomic scaffold, sanVit1 ctg453_0, whole genome shotgun sequence, the sequence GCTCCAGagctcgagcacccacggaaaatactgagcacccacgtgtgacagactgccagtaggctacattcatttacaattaaacattgcagttggtgctaagtggagcgtctatcatagtgtgattggttatgtcggtggcattgattcttaatttcccacgaagctgttCATGATGTGTcaggtctggtgtcaaccaggctagctcCAATCAACTTTGTTATGTTATCTCTATCACGTTAGGAGTTTAGATGATCTGGTTCTGTGAGTTTTGTCCCTGCCCAACTGCTTGGCTTACTTGGCATACTGGACTTTGTTACAGTGAAACTGCATCCACACATATTAGCAATTAACTTGGTGAGGAAAATGGTCAAAACTACAATAACGAGAACCTTAATTCCACTCAAAATACATAAATTGTTGAATGTATTGGAAGGTTTGCTCATGTAATTTTAAACCATAAGATTTTACTTTTACCTTTGATTTTTTGAAGTACAACTGCTCTTTCAAAAACACCTGGTGTTCCAGGTAGAGTGACTGGATCACAGAAACGGCTGCCTTCTTCAGACATCAGAGACAATGGTGCGTAGTTCTCGTGGTCTGACGTTTCTTTCTATGAAAATAAGGATAAACAAGGGGCATTAGGCAGTTACACTCAAGTGGAAGTCTATAACACTTTGGTATTCATTTCACTTCCGTGTTCGTTCTTATACCTACAAAAGTAGTAAGTAATCATTAGTTGATAACCAACGTAATCGTGAGCTAGGAGGCACAGCTTTTTATGACCATTATTGATATTTGCTGTTATGCAGCGACTTCTAGTGCCCATAGTTATGATGGGAGTAAAATAGAAAGTAAGGTGAGTTAGTTTAAAGAGCGACAAAGTCTGCATAGGGAGAAGGGATGAGTCAAACatacacaggactttcactcaagACACCGCTGTTCATGTCCCCTgggaaaccaaaagtcaatgttgTTATTTTTCAAGTCACGTACGCAAGTATGTAACTACATCCCACATTTATTTCAACCCAATCTGTGatattttcctaaacttaaacaaatagttctgttttacaacatttaaccaggtgtttaaaactgcgaccgCTTCACAACGTTAATTAGAATGGTCATATTTCGTAAGATATACGTTTCACATTTATATTGTACATTCATGAATGCGAACCATACGGGAGAACACATGAACTATACTAAAAACACCTTTTCAAGTGGACTTGGGCATGTATCATGTTCACACTAATCAAACAAACTGGACTTGGGGTCCAGTCTACTCTGATCCGGCCCAGGTCCCTGATCCGAATACACTAGTAGTAAAAGACCCCTGTGAATTTAGATTCTGCCTCCAAACTAATGTAGAAATACCTTTGCTTCAGATAAGAGGTGTGCCCAGCAGTATGTTGAATACTCAAAGACATCAAGGTCGTCAATGATCTTGTCTCCACGTTTTGTTCTAAGCGTGGGCAAAAGCTCTCTAAAGAGCATGTACAAGCCTTCAACCACTGCAATCTacaggaaaagaacaaaaacatattGTTACATGAAGAGGACAataacatttcaagccaaataatgaaacaaaatgaatgaTGCTTCAGTTcaaaaacaatacagtgttaaTGTGAATGTACTCAAACCTTCAAAACACTTCAAAaagatcagtggtggaagacgtattcagatcctttacttaagtaaaaagtactaaaaccacactgtaaaaaatactctgttacaagtagaagtcctgcattgaaattgTTACTCaaataaaagtatgtatcatcaggaaagtattaaaagtaaaagtagtcaatGCTGAAAAATTGACcattttagaaaatgtaaaGGATCCAAAAAGTTGCGTGTTTAattcaaattaattaatttcagcaggacttgtaggctgttatattgttgggtagtttagtcTATAATaatttctttctgaaatgtagcggagtagaagtagaaagtggcatgaaaagactcaagtgcaatacaagtacctcaatatttttactgaagtatagcaatggagtaaatgtacttagttacatttcaacACTGAAAAAGTGGTCCATGCAAAGTACCTTTATTAATAAGgtgcctttttattttcataaaaaaaggtaataaaagtGATCTTGCATAGTTTACCTTCTGATTCCTGGATATGACCTCATTCCTCCAGAGTAACTGATACAAACTTTGGGCCAGAGGGTTACATCCAGTCAGTTTTCGTATGTATGCAATAACATGTTTGTATCCAACTCCTTGACTCCTCATTTTCTGTAGTGGAAAATATCAAAACAATTACAAACTACATTGTGCACACACAGAGGGGAAAGAGCATCTAAAAGAGTTAAACAATGTAAAAAGTTTATTTACTTCAGCATTGTATCCAGGTTTCTGCTGTTTGTCTgaactgcatgtgtgtgaaataaataaatatgtggcAGTACATATGTTCATACCTTTTTAATGCATAGAATACttagctattaaaataaaaatggttggCATAACATTATAAatgatgttttaatgttaaacatgcaCAGTGAGTCTTTAGGATATActggatctgtggatggctaccttagtgactatcTTACctgtaggccagtaagcctatcaatgttttttttcacaaatattaaatgttaagacattttaaatgggCAAAGACAACATAAGTAATGAAAAAACTGGCTTATCCCAAACAGTTCAGACAAACATGTGTGACTCTGCTGGGAACGATTGGACACAgcgaaataaataaatagggcGGGGGATAAacaattatgtaaaaaataGATCCGCAATTCAAATAGCTATATCGTGAAACTGTGCTTACAATGATATAAAGTGAAGACAAGAAGACACTGATTCCTTTGGTGGTTTGTTGCACTGAGGGCACAACATCATCGATGAAGAATGTTTTGTGGTCTGGAACGTCATCAGGAAACGTGGACAGGGAGAAGTGCACCGTCGACCCATCTGAGATTCCACAACTTTCCAATGTGTCGCCACTACCGTGTCCGCCTCTGAAAATATGAATAAGCTCATCAGAATCTGTATCAGTATTTAGATCAAAAGCCATATTATATATGCAATACAATAATTCTGACATACTTGTAATGAAGAACATGTCCTGGGATTCCACTTTCATTGGAGAGCTTGTTCTTCAAATTAGCTATTGTGTCGCTTGACAAATTCACTGTCACCTCAAAGTCTCCCTAGATCAAATATTGAAAATAGAAAATTATAGCACCGCCTGCTGGTGGATGTGTGTAATTGTTGGAGTCTTAATGGAGAATGCAAATGGAATACAAAACACCAGGTTATACAATTTAACAAACAATACTGTTCACATTTCCCACTCCACCCAATCACGATAATTCACAAATATCTACAAAGTTGCAGAAATAACATTATCAGGGGCTCAGTCATTCCCACATCCTAAAACCATGCTTTACTGGAAGATTTTTAACAGATGAAACATCTTTTACTTTTACAAAAGGAAAAGCAGCAGGGATTTAAGTCAACTTTAACACCTCCAGTTCAGACAAAAGAAGCAATATTTACAACTGATAGCCATTTTATTATATCCAGAAGTCTTCGATGCTGCTTAGTTAAGGGGAAGAAATTCCctacagtactgtacataaaCTTACCTTGAGCATGATGTGGCATCGGACTGTATCAGTCCCGTAGGTTTCAGTAACCTCTCGCGTCGGCATGCGAGGAGCTGCTCTCAGGTTCTCCTTTGGTGTGAATATGGCATAGATTACATCCTTATTTTTAATATGTCTGTCTTTTAAAGACCCTGTAggtgaaaacacaacaaaaaaacacttgctGAGCTTCTACAGTCTCAGTGTACAGAGAATTATCCACTGTGTCTGTTTTGATCAAATCCTACACAGAGTGGTGTTAAGAACTACAAACATATttccattttgtattttttctcaATTATATATGTTTTCACTGACTGGCACAACAGTTAATTGTATGCACAAAATGTACAAACGacaaaacactgaaaacttctatatatatacatatatatatatatatatatatatatatatatatatatatatatatatattatttatatgaaGGCCTAATAACTGTTTAAAAGTCATTAACTGCGGTGCATGATCACCTAGAATCCAGCTTACATGTGTTGAAGAAGGGATCATCTGTCAAAGGCATTCCATCCACTGTGTAGAGACAGACCCCTTTGGATCGATTTACACTTTCCATGTGACAGATCCTCAACATCAGATCTTCAACTGTATTGTGTGCAGGATCCATATCTGCATATTCAAAATGGCAATGGTAAAAGTATAAAATGGCATGTGGGTGCTATATTTTTCACAATTACTGTCATATACAGTCCCCTCCAAAAGAATTGAAACGGCAAGGCAAATtcctttgtttgtgttgttcacTGAAGACATTTGGGTTTAAGATCAAAAGATGAGTATGAGACAAGAGTTCAGAATTGCAGCTTTTATTTCCTGCTATTTACATCTAGATGTGTTAAACAACTTGGGTCATATCACCGTTTGTTTGAACCCTCCCATTTTTCAAGTATTGGAACATGTGACTGAAAGATGTTTCTTGTTGCCCAAGTGTTGCCTTTGAGGTTGATTGTTCAAACATTAAATAGCTCTGCATGACTAGTCTAAGTTTTTATCCTTGGTTTAAACCTATTAAGACTGCATTTCTTGTTAAAGAGGATAAACCAACAtgaagaccagagagctgtctATGGGAGAAAAGCAAGCCATTTTCAAGctgagaaaagaaggaaaat encodes:
- the LOC144514110 gene encoding uncharacterized protein LOC144514110 isoform X2, which produces MGAIYNLLEQHRLDSYFLKFVEFGVKDERDFIDGVTDEDLTNIDMDPAHNTVEDLMLRICHMESVNRSKGVCLYTVDGMPLTDDPFFNTWSLKDRHIKNKDVIYAIFTPKENLRAAPRMPTREVTETYGTDTVRCHIMLKGDFEVTVNLSSDTIANLKNKLSNESGIPGHVLHYKGGHGSGDTLESCGISDGSTVHFSLSTFPDDVPDHKTFFIDDVVPSVQQTTKGISVFLSSLYIIKMRSQGVGYKHVIAYIRKLTGCNPLAQSLYQLLWRNEVISRNQKIAVVEGLYMLFRELLPTLRTKRGDKIIDDLDVFEYSTYCWAHLLSEAKKETSDHENYAPLSLMSEEGSRFCDPVTLPGTPGVFERAVVLQKIKGKSKILWFKIT
- the LOC144514110 gene encoding uncharacterized protein LOC144514110 isoform X1; this translates as MGAIYNLLEQHRLDSYFLKFVEFGVKDERDFIDGVTDEDLTNIGLSQVERNRFSAMKDNIRRLRAPAAAMSVKKSLESFCLQYTYPKCPEPKCIMDMDPAHNTVEDLMLRICHMESVNRSKGVCLYTVDGMPLTDDPFFNTWSLKDRHIKNKDVIYAIFTPKENLRAAPRMPTREVTETYGTDTVRCHIMLKGDFEVTVNLSSDTIANLKNKLSNESGIPGHVLHYKGGHGSGDTLESCGISDGSTVHFSLSTFPDDVPDHKTFFIDDVVPSVQQTTKGISVFLSSLYIIKMRSQGVGYKHVIAYIRKLTGCNPLAQSLYQLLWRNEVISRNQKIAVVEGLYMLFRELLPTLRTKRGDKIIDDLDVFEYSTYCWAHLLSEAKKETSDHENYAPLSLMSEEGSRFCDPVTLPGTPGVFERAVVLQKIKGKSKILWFKIT